In Paludibaculum fermentans, the genomic stretch GCGATCAACAGGATCGCTACCGCAACCACCGCGAATAGATGTTTTTTGGACATAGTTAAGTTGCTCCTCTGAACGGCTCAGGCTGCCGCACGGCCAGACCACAGGCTATGCTGAGCCGGCAGAGAATACGGTCCGGCAGCCTGGCGAGATTTATGTTTTTTCGACTTCCCCAGTAGTCTCCAGCATTACGTATGCTTCATGCGGAGCTTCGGTCATGGTACGGCCATGGTGCTGATCTGTCAAGGGGATTCGACCGGCTGAGGGGATTGCCGTATGGCGGCAATGAGGGCTTGACAGACCGCCCTAAAGTGTAAATAATTACACTATGACTCTCACAGACAGACAGCGTGAGATCTACGACTATATTGTCGCGTTCCGCCGGGAGAATGGCTGTTCGCCGTCAATCCCGGAGATCCAGCGGCAATTCGACATCAGGAGCCCCAATGGCGTGGCCGGGCATCTGGCCGCGCTGGAGGCGAAGGGCGTGATCCGGATGGCGGAGCGCATCGGGTCGCGGCGCATTGAAGTGGTGGCCGAGAAGCAGGTGCCGTCCGAACTGCTGCACGCGCTGCCGGTATTTGGCCATATCCCGGCCGGTCCGCCGCAGGAGTTCCATTTGTCCTCGCCGGAGTCGACGGCGATCTTCGACGAGACGATGCTGGGCTTCAAGCCGCGCGAAGGCTGCTTCCTGTTGAAGGTGCGCGGCGAGTCGATGAAGGACGCGGGCATCCTGAACGGCGACATGGTGGTGATTGAGCCGACGCCCTCGCCGGCGGCGGGCCAGATTGTGGCGGCGCTGATCGAT encodes the following:
- the lexA gene encoding transcriptional repressor LexA, with amino-acid sequence MTLTDRQREIYDYIVAFRRENGCSPSIPEIQRQFDIRSPNGVAGHLAALEAKGVIRMAERIGSRRIEVVAEKQVPSELLHALPVFGHIPAGPPQEFHLSSPESTAIFDETMLGFKPREGCFLLKVRGESMKDAGILNGDMVVIEPTPSPAAGQIVAALIDGESTLKRLVRVKGRWFLKAENADYPELYPRADLVVQGVVRTVVRKLG